Genomic segment of Mercurialis annua linkage group LG6, ddMerAnnu1.2, whole genome shotgun sequence:
TTTTGAAAAGGAGAAAAAGAATGGGAGCGTTAAAAGTTGAAAGTCTAGTTTGTACACGTCATCACACACGACATTTCCTCAAGAACCATTAAGAACCGTCAGATCAATAAATCAGATCTACAATTGGCCGTTCAAATTTCAAAACACTGAGCATTCGACCGTTGGAGAAGTCCCCAGTCCTTCCATAATTCTTTTCTGTTCTGCATCAACTTCAAGACAGCAAAACAAGCTTAAACCTATAGCCGTTTAATGACAATGCTCCATgccaatattttttaattttatctaattttcttTAAACTGTTAAATTATTAACACAGAACCCCTCATTACCCACTGCTTCGTTATTAATTTGCATCATAAAAACTGCAATTTTTATTCACACTAATTTAAGAAAGAAATCAAATGAAACGCCATGGATGGCAACGACCTCTCCACCCATTACAGGTTTTTCTTGAATTCTgcattcttttttcttttcttttcttgaatTCTTGATCGCGGTTTTGGTAATTACTTATATGCGATATTGTATACTTGCAATTTTAATGCGACTGCAGATGGTGGGAATGGGAGTTTACAGTTTCCTTATCGTGGCGTTTTATACATTTCTTGGACTGTTTCTTGGGAACAGAATTGCTGAAATTACAGTCACTACAATCTTTACTTCTGTGGTAATATATCAAAGATTTTGTGTTGTTTTCGGACAACTTTACGTTGTTCTAATTAGAGTTCGTTGGTCTGTTTTTTTCAGGCCCTTTCGGTGATGTTCCTATTCGTTAGGTGCACGGCCATTGACACGACTGATAGAACCAGTTTTAGGAAGAAGAAATCAGCTAAATCCAATGGGGTTTTGAAGTTAAATTATGGGTTTATCTTGAGTCAAATAGTTATTAGGTTTTTTAGGAGGCTCGAGAGAAAGATTCTTAGGACTTTTATAAGGAGAAAATATCTTGATCCTTTGAAAACTCATGCTCAAATGGAGCCTTTGCTACCGTTTCCCCTTGTACTCAAAGATGATTCAATTGCGCCAGACCCGAAAGATGATGAGATCTCTTATTGCTCACTCTGTGATTTTGAGGTAGGCAATGTATCATCATCATATTGCACGAAACTTCTCGCATATGAAACTCCGAAAATCTATgctatttttgataaatattgttttgttattttctatttCCGCATTTCCATTTCAGTGTTTTTGTATCCATACTATATAGAGTCAACGATCATTCGTTTATAGTTTGTAGAAGCAAACATAATTGTGTATGTGTATCAGGTGAAGAAGCATAGCAAGCATTGTAGGACCTGCAACAAGTGTGTTGAAGGGTTTGATCACCATTGTAGGGTACGGATTTGGTGTTTTGATTGATTAATGTCGATAAAAATGTACATGAActcattttgttttgttgtcCAGTGGCTCAACAACTGTGTTGGCAAAAGAAACTACACAACATTCATTCTACTAATGATATCTGTCTTGTTAATGGTTAGTAACTTTTACTATGTTTCTACTGTTGGAGATCAAATTTTACTGTCTCGGTTTTGATGAATTTGTGGTTACTCGTACAGTTAATTATAGAAGGAGGAACTGCATTGGCCATATTCATAAGGTGTTTTGCAGATAAGAAGGGGATAGAAATGGAACTACAGAGGAAGCTATATGTAGACTTCCCGAGATGGGCTCTTGCTACAatttcggtaaatattttagCTGAAAGATTTTGATCTGAAGATGGATCTGTTGCTCATCATCAACTTGACACTATGGTTACAGGTTTTGTTGGTTCTGATGACAGCTTATAGTTCAGCAGCCATGGGACAACTTTTCCTTTTTCATGTCGTTCTCATTCGCAAGGTAATTATATCTGTTTCCTTGTAAAGCTAAGTCAatgatttggtttggttaatgAATAGTGAGGTAAAGAAATAACTTGATGACGAAGAAACTATGTTGCACAAAAACTTGTCGAGTCCTACATTTCAGCATTTTCCGTTTCTATTTCCGTTCCACATAGCTAAGAAACATTACTACTAGTTTCAGTTCCTGATAGATAATATTTTCCAACAGGGAATGAGAACTTATGACTATATCCTAGCTATGAAAGAAGAAAGCCAATCAATGGAACTAGATGATTCATTTGATGATTCAGATTTCTCTTCAGACTCTGATTTCGACTCACCTGAAAAGCCAACATTTGTTTCACGGTTTATATGCAGAGGACGTAGAGGAAATCAGGTTTATATTACAGGGACAATCTTAATTTTGTGCTTAAAGAAGGGATAAATTGATAACCTGAACTCAAAATGGTGTTCATTTATTTGCAGAAACCGATACGGCTTTCCATTAGAATAGATAAGGATGATCCTCAGCCTTCCTCCGTAAACAACAAGAAACAAGGCTTCCGTGTGAGCATCAATCCGTGGAAGCTCATAATGCTGAGCGGAGAGAAAGCTTTACTAGCAGCTGAGAAGGCCAGAGAAAGGATAACAAAACAAATGCCACCAGTACAACAACATTCAATAAAGCCTCTACCTTTAGAGACAAAATATGGACCTATGATGAACCCAGACAAGAATAATGCCGTTATGGGATCAGGCTTAACACCTCTTATTATCAAAGGAAGGGGTCCGGGGTCCCCAGGAAGGTTTTCAAGTCCAAGACGGCGATTTTCTGGTTCTTCTCCGGCTATGTTTTCGAGCGACATTGTTCCATCGCCAAAACAGAAGTACAGAAGCAGTTTCGACTTGAAGTTGACTGAGGTTTCCAAGGAGCTTGAAACATACATTTCTAGACAGGTTTTATGTTCCGTCATAAAGAAGGATGCATGTGAGGCATCTCCTATTTAATTATTCGATATCTCAacctttgagaaaaaaaatttcaTTGATTAATTTGAATGTGTATTCCAGCAAAGTGAAATTCAAACCAATACTTGTATGTTAATTTGTTCTACAGATCTCTATTTTGGAATGACTTGGGTGTATTCTGTAAGCATTTTGGCTGCATTTCAGAGGAAACTAGAGCCTGAAAGGACGAAAATCTCAGAAATTTGTTTATTCTGTGGAAAAATATCTGTACAGGAGTGTTACCTTCCAGGAAATAGACGAGATCAGGCTCCTTAATTCACAAGATTGTAGAATTACATAGAAAAAATGTATTCAATATCAAAAAAGatacaaacaaaaaataaaccaTATAGGACTATGTGAAAGAACAGACTACATTGTgtgttttgaaaaatataactCTATTTTTACTATTGAATATATCAATCACTCAATTATTCGTTACTGCACACAAAGTTACAGGAAAAATCATTTCTCAATGCTCTCACAAGTCAACACTGCCAAATCAGCAACTTCACTCTATTCTTATGTCAGCAAGATCATTTCTTTTCCATGGCCATGAGCAGCTGTGTTGAGAAATGGCAAGAATCGAACTGAATTGAGTGTTTGCAAATGTACGTAAAGTCGTAAATTGACTGCTGAACGAATAATAAACTTTCTGTAATTTTACCAAGATAGCAGCCAATTACCTCTGTTTTGGTATCTTGAATTTAGCAAAGAACTTGATAGATGGTAGCAATTCGAGTAATGATCAGGGGAGATTTTCTCCCTGAGAGGCTCACAAATTTCTGGAGATACCGACTCAGAATATCCTTCGATATATGAGCACTTCCAGGGAGACTCGGAGGTTACATTGAGGGTAATGTTCGATAGGCAGATGTCACGAAAAGAGTCCACTTCTATACCTTCCAGAGTGCCTGCATAGTTAATGTTATCTCCTCTGACATCTTCAAAAGTTATCTGCTCTATTATCGGAAAAGCTTCGGGATCATAATGCCCATCTGGGTGTTCCCCATAACGACCAGTGAACATTATAGCTACTTTCACGTCAATCAAGGTTACATTTGAAACATGAATGTTTCTCACGTAGCCTCCCCTTCCTGGAGATGTCTTTATCCTAATACCTGTATGTGAACCGTAAAACAGAAGATTTTCAGCATGAACTTCAGATACACCACCAGACATTTCGCTTCCAATAGCAATCCCTGCACTTGATCGAGTTTGTCCAACCAGCCGACGAATTGTGATGTTTCTGCAAGGGCGGCCATATGATATTCCATACTCATCCCACCCACTTTTGATGGCTATTAGATCATCCCCGGTGCTGATGAAGCAGTCCTCAATGCACACATCATCAGAAGAATCTGAATGCATTTAGATGAATGGATAAGAAACCTAAGGAATTAGTTGAAGCAAGTACATGGAAATGGTTGTTTGCAGTTTCATAGAAATATTATTTCTTCTCCGTATGGCTGGTTCCTCAACATTTTGAAAATTATCCGAGTTACATTAGCACAAACTTAGTTTCTAACTCAAAGCAGACTAAAATATTCTGTCAAGTTTATTTTACGTAATTtgcattttaaaactttattacTTGCCATATACGAATAATGTAGGAACTTGTTTTCAACCGGCAGAGAAAAGTTACCTGGATCAATCCCATCAGTATTGGGCGAATCAAGCGGGGCACGGATTGTAACATTTTGGATAACAACTGTGCTGTTCATCCAGAAAAACAATCTCAACTCTTCCCCATAATCCAGTGAAGTTTCACTTTTGCACAGTTCTATAATGGTAATGTACGAACTTCAAGACCAGCAAACGAGGAAAGGAACAAACCTGCAGTAAACAGGATGGATTGTCCAGAATGGCGAATTTATGAAAGTCAGATTTGAGATAACTATCCCAGACGAGTTCATCAATTCCACCAGATGAGGCCGCGTATAATTTAGAGTTTCAGTTTTAAACCATGTCCACCAAATGCTGCCTTGACCATCAATAGTTCCATTATCACCTGCATGGAGAAATcagtaattaattttagataaaGAAACTTGACAAGTATGGACAATTTGCATCGACATCACGAACCTGTTATAACAACATCTGTCAAATTGCGGCCATAAATGAGGCTTCGATGCCTTCCACCAGGCAACTCCCGCCCTCGGCCATATGATGGAAGAGCATCAACAACTGGCCAATCATCAGAATTCTGGAATTGGCAGGTCAAGCATTTTAATATTATGAGccaaaatatcataaatatGGCCCCAGAGTCACAAGAGAGAGCACTGTAGGGGCTCAACTTGAACAAGTGGATAGCAATGAGGCACCGAAAACACAGATTCGCTGTCATTCTTGCATTAATTAGCATATGAACTCCATGGAGCCCTAAATtacttaaatttcaaataaaaacaactCCCTGGCATGCACATTAATTACATGCTTATCATAACTACTGCAAATGAATGTGAGAACTTACAGTTGATCCAAGAATCACTGCATCTTTATCTAACCACAGTGTCAGATGACTGATAAGATCAAAGCTTCCTGTCAGCCACCGGCCAGCCGGAACAAACAACTTGGCACCGCCCTTATCAGCAAACGAATTAAGATAAAAGATAGCATTTTGAAACGCTTTCGTGTTGAGCGTCACCCCATCTCCAACTGCACCAAACTCCGTAATCGTAACACTGTGAGGCCGAATATCATCAGCATTACCCCATTTGCAATGCAAATCGCCGCTGATAAGCCACAGAACATCACAGAACAGTACAAAAACCAGAAGCAAATCCACTAactgaaagaaaaaaagaaaaagaatcatAATTTACTACATACAAACATGAGATCTGATTATTACAGTCTCATTCCTCAACTTTCCAAAACTCTGATCACTAAACACAATTAGTAACTAAAAAAACACTGAAGAAACTGCAGATTACACAGCTCTAAAGCACAATTCAAATACAAAAGTT
This window contains:
- the LOC126686766 gene encoding protein S-acyltransferase 18, producing the protein MKRHGWQRPLHPLQMVGMGVYSFLIVAFYTFLGLFLGNRIAEITVTTIFTSVALSVMFLFVRCTAIDTTDRTSFRKKKSAKSNGVLKLNYGFILSQIVIRFFRRLERKILRTFIRRKYLDPLKTHAQMEPLLPFPLVLKDDSIAPDPKDDEISYCSLCDFEVKKHSKHCRTCNKCVEGFDHHCRWLNNCVGKRNYTTFILLMISVLLMLIIEGGTALAIFIRCFADKKGIEMELQRKLYVDFPRWALATISVLLVLMTAYSSAAMGQLFLFHVVLIRKGMRTYDYILAMKEESQSMELDDSFDDSDFSSDSDFDSPEKPTFVSRFICRGRRGNQKPIRLSIRIDKDDPQPSSVNNKKQGFRVSINPWKLIMLSGEKALLAAEKARERITKQMPPVQQHSIKPLPLETKYGPMMNPDKNNAVMGSGLTPLIIKGRGPGSPGRFSSPRRRFSGSSPAMFSSDIVPSPKQKYRSSFDLKLTEVSKELETYISRQVLCSVIKKDACEASPI
- the LOC126686768 gene encoding probable polygalacturonase isoform X2, whose amino-acid sequence is MRRSFTLVDLLLVFVLFCDVLWLISGDLHCKWGNADDIRPHSVTITEFGAVGDGVTLNTKAFQNAIFYLNSFADKGGAKLFVPAGRWLTGSFDLISHLTLWLDKDAVILGSTNSDDWPVVDALPSYGRGRELPGGRHRSLIYGRNLTDVVITGDNGTIDGQGSIWWTWFKTETLNYTRPHLVELMNSSGIVISNLTFINSPFWTIHPVYCSTVVIQNVTIRAPLDSPNTDGIDPDSSDDVCIEDCFISTGDDLIAIKSGWDEYGISYGRPCRNITIRRLVGQTRSSAGIAIGSEMSGGVSEVHAENLLFYGSHTGIRIKTSPGRGGYVRNIHVSNVTLIDVKVAIMFTGRYGEHPDGHYDPEAFPIIEQITFEDVRGDNINYAGTLEGIEVDSFRDICLSNITLNVTSESPWKCSYIEGYSESVSPEICEPLREKISPDHYSNCYHLSSSLLNSRYQNRAAHGHGKEMILLT
- the LOC126686768 gene encoding probable polygalacturonase isoform X1 yields the protein MRRSFTLVDLLLVFVLFCDVLWLISGDLHCKWGNADDIRPHSVTITEFGAVGDGVTLNTKAFQNAIFYLNSFADKGGAKLFVPAGRWLTGSFDLISHLTLWLDKDAVILGSTNSDDWPVVDALPSYGRGRELPGGRHRSLIYGRNLTDVVITGDNGTIDGQGSIWWTWFKTETLNYTRPHLVELMNSSGIVISNLTFINSPFWTIHPVYCSTVVIQNVTIRAPLDSPNTDGIDPDSSDDVCIEDCFISTGDDLIAIKSGWDEYGISYGRPCRNITIRRLVGQTRSSAGIAIGSEMSGGVSEVHAENLLFYGSHTGIRIKTSPGRGGYVRNIHVSNVTLIDVKVAIMFTGRYGEHPDGHYDPEAFPIIEQITFEDVRGDNINYAGTLEGIEVDSFRDICLSNITLNVTSESPWKCSYIEGYSESVSPEICEPLREKISPDHYSNCYHLSSSLLNSRYQNRVRFLPFLNTAAHGHGKEMILLT